From Brochothrix thermosphacta DSM 20171 = FSL F6-1036, a single genomic window includes:
- a CDS encoding aldehyde dehydrogenase family protein, with translation MTKITDDHYGLYIDGKWITPAGASLITAENPSNGDALATFVDATHADVDAAVLAARNAFPTWKKVDVVSRSKMLLEIADLIDANKERLAMIETLDNGKPIRETSSVDVPFSADHFRYFAGVIRAEEGSVKDFDEDTLSIILKEPIGVVGQIVPWNFPILMAAWKIAPAIAAGNTLVIHPSSSTSLSLLELFKLLDQVLPPGVVNLITGRGSDSGDYMLKHDGFDKLAFTGSTEIGYEVAEQAAKKLIPATLELGGKSANIFFDDMPFDRAIEGAQLGILFNQGQVCCAGSRIFVQEGIYDKFIAALKTAFENVKVGLPWEMDTQMGAQVNQRQLEKIKEYIKIGTEEGAEVITGGMTLEVDGNNKGAFLAPTLLGNVDNNMRVAKEEIFGPVASVIKFKTIEEVIELANDSEYGLGGGVWSTNINTALKVARGIETGRIWVNTYNQIPAGAPFGGVKKSGYGRETHKMMLDAYSQTKNIYISTKEATDGLY, from the coding sequence ATGACTAAAATTACAGATGATCACTACGGATTATATATTGACGGAAAGTGGATAACTCCTGCTGGAGCCTCTCTTATTACTGCTGAAAATCCTAGCAACGGAGACGCTCTTGCTACTTTTGTTGACGCAACCCATGCTGATGTTGATGCGGCTGTTTTAGCTGCTCGTAATGCCTTTCCTACTTGGAAAAAAGTAGATGTTGTCTCTCGAAGTAAGATGTTGCTAGAAATTGCTGATTTGATTGATGCAAACAAAGAGCGTTTAGCCATGATTGAAACACTTGATAACGGAAAACCCATTCGAGAAACATCATCAGTTGACGTTCCATTTTCAGCGGATCACTTCCGCTATTTTGCTGGTGTTATTCGTGCAGAAGAAGGCAGTGTCAAAGATTTTGATGAAGATACCTTATCCATTATATTAAAAGAACCTATTGGTGTTGTGGGACAAATTGTTCCTTGGAACTTTCCAATATTAATGGCTGCATGGAAAATCGCTCCTGCTATCGCAGCGGGGAATACTCTGGTTATCCACCCCTCTTCATCTACAAGCCTAAGCTTGCTTGAATTATTTAAATTATTAGATCAGGTCTTACCTCCAGGCGTTGTTAACTTAATCACAGGCCGTGGGTCTGATTCTGGCGACTATATGTTAAAACATGATGGTTTTGATAAACTTGCCTTCACCGGTTCAACTGAAATTGGTTATGAAGTTGCTGAGCAAGCTGCCAAAAAATTAATTCCTGCAACATTGGAACTTGGTGGAAAATCAGCAAATATTTTCTTTGATGATATGCCTTTTGACCGTGCCATTGAAGGGGCTCAATTGGGCATTCTCTTTAATCAAGGTCAAGTTTGTTGTGCAGGTTCTCGTATTTTTGTTCAGGAAGGTATTTATGATAAATTTATTGCAGCCTTGAAAACTGCATTTGAGAATGTAAAAGTTGGTTTGCCATGGGAGATGGACACGCAAATGGGCGCCCAAGTAAATCAACGTCAACTTGAAAAAATCAAAGAATATATAAAGATTGGTACCGAGGAAGGTGCAGAAGTTATTACTGGTGGTATGACGCTTGAAGTTGATGGTAACAATAAAGGCGCATTCTTAGCACCCACTCTATTAGGTAATGTTGATAATAACATGCGCGTTGCAAAAGAAGAGATTTTTGGGCCTGTTGCCTCCGTTATTAAGTTTAAAACAATCGAAGAGGTCATTGAGCTTGCCAACGATTCTGAATATGGTCTTGGCGGTGGTGTCTGGTCAACCAATATCAATACTGCTTTGAAAGTCGCACGCGGCATCGAAACAGGTCGTATTTGGGTAAATACCTATAATCAAATTCCAGCTGGTGCACCTTTTGGCGGTGTTAAAAAATCAGGTTATGGACGCGAAACCCATAAAATGATGTTAGATGCATACTCACAAACGAAAAACATTTATATTAGTACCAAAGAAGCGACTGACGGGTTATACTAA
- a CDS encoding NADPH-dependent FMN reductase, producing MKIVGLVGAVIGTKTLTAMERTLTMLENEYPQHEVTLIDISEYKVAYSDGRHYQEYTGDTLYITETLMAADALIVGTPTFQASIPGALKNIFDLLPIDALKHKTVGIIVTAGTQKHFLMIEQQLKPILSYMKANLLPSYVFLEEADYQNKAIINLAVLNRLDEMGHQLVQTAEEKV from the coding sequence TTGAAAATAGTAGGATTAGTAGGCGCAGTGATTGGCACAAAGACACTTACTGCGATGGAACGAACGCTTACGATGCTGGAAAACGAGTACCCACAACATGAAGTGACGTTGATTGATATCAGCGAGTATAAGGTTGCTTATAGTGATGGGCGGCATTATCAAGAATATACGGGAGATACATTGTATATCACCGAGACATTGATGGCAGCTGATGCTTTAATTGTTGGAACACCAACTTTTCAAGCGTCTATCCCTGGCGCATTAAAAAACATTTTTGATTTATTACCAATCGATGCCTTAAAACATAAAACAGTAGGCATCATAGTCACAGCAGGAACACAAAAACATTTCTTAATGATAGAACAACAGCTAAAGCCGATTCTTTCTTACATGAAAGCTAATTTATTGCCTTCTTATGTATTTTTAGAAGAAGCGGACTATCAAAATAAAGCGATAATAAACTTAGCGGTACTGAATCGACTTGATGAAATGGGTCATCAGTTAGTACAAACAGCTGAAGAAAAAGTCTAA
- a CDS encoding MFS transporter, whose product MDQTRKINPALTLLALAISAFGIGSTEFISVGLLPLIVSDLGVTLSNASLTVSLYAIGVTIGAPVMTVLTSKFSRKNVLLLVMVVFIIGNLIAALSPTFTILLVGRVVSALAHGVFMSIASVIAADVVAPNKRGSAIALMFTGLTVATVTGVPLGTFIGQATQWRYSFIFIVLIGVIALIATLLLVPKNLSKGAAISLGDIGKVLSNFRLLLVLLITALGYGGIFVVYTYISPVLKEFMGYSDSAIVLILVIYGVMVAIGNTIGGRLSNNRPLRAVFFVFILKAFNMLLILAFLNFHLLGLFAVLLMGLFSFMNVAGLQLLAVQLAEKYVPNAIAMASALNISAFNIGIALGSYIGGRVITTVGLQWTPLFGFIMVFIAAIITLIWLLVDREKNKKY is encoded by the coding sequence ATGGATCAAACGAGGAAAATTAATCCAGCCTTGACCTTACTCGCATTGGCAATCAGTGCTTTTGGGATAGGGTCAACAGAATTTATTAGCGTAGGATTATTACCGCTAATTGTCAGTGATCTGGGCGTCACTTTAAGTAATGCCAGTTTAACCGTATCACTCTATGCAATTGGTGTTACGATAGGCGCACCTGTTATGACTGTTTTAACATCAAAATTTTCACGAAAAAATGTCTTGTTATTGGTCATGGTAGTATTCATTATCGGTAATCTGATTGCAGCACTATCTCCTACATTTACAATCTTATTAGTAGGTCGTGTTGTATCAGCATTAGCACATGGTGTATTTATGTCGATTGCCTCAGTGATTGCAGCCGATGTGGTAGCGCCAAATAAAAGAGGGAGCGCAATTGCTCTCATGTTTACCGGATTAACTGTGGCTACCGTCACAGGTGTGCCACTTGGAACCTTTATTGGACAAGCAACGCAATGGCGTTACTCATTTATTTTCATTGTGTTAATCGGTGTCATTGCTTTAATTGCAACGCTTCTGTTAGTGCCAAAAAATCTTTCAAAAGGCGCTGCCATTTCACTGGGAGATATTGGTAAAGTATTAAGTAATTTCCGTTTATTGTTAGTGTTATTGATTACAGCACTCGGATACGGTGGGATATTTGTTGTATATACATACATATCACCCGTTTTAAAAGAATTTATGGGCTATTCAGACAGTGCCATCGTTCTTATATTAGTAATATACGGAGTGATGGTAGCCATCGGTAATACGATTGGAGGCCGTTTATCGAATAATCGTCCACTACGAGCGGTGTTCTTTGTATTTATATTAAAAGCATTTAACATGTTATTAATTTTAGCCTTTCTTAATTTCCATCTACTTGGGTTGTTCGCAGTGTTGCTCATGGGGTTATTTTCTTTTATGAATGTTGCTGGGTTGCAACTGTTAGCTGTGCAATTAGCTGAAAAATATGTGCCAAATGCAATAGCTATGGCATCAGCGTTAAATATTTCAGCTTTTAATATTGGTATTGCTCTAGGTTCATATATTGGTGGTAGAGTGATAACCACTGTGGGGTTACAATGGACACCATTATTTGGTTTCATCATGGTATTTATCGCTGCCATAATTACATTGATATGGTTATTAGTTGACCGCGAAAAAAATAAAAAATATTAG
- a CDS encoding GNAT family N-acetyltransferase: MHFIQVTTKEQLQEAFKIRFTVFVDEQGVDAAHELDDFDSLGSTAIHLILVDNEKTIGAARLRFIDDCAKMERICVLAEYRKGGVGRLIMTGLENIARDKQMTFAKLHGQTQAEGFYNKLGYEKSSDIFFEEGIPHIEMKKTL, translated from the coding sequence ATGCATTTTATCCAAGTAACAACTAAAGAACAATTACAAGAAGCTTTCAAAATTCGTTTTACTGTCTTCGTTGATGAACAAGGTGTGGATGCCGCACACGAACTTGATGACTTTGATTCACTCGGTTCGACTGCTATTCATCTTATTCTTGTTGATAATGAAAAAACAATCGGTGCTGCTCGTCTCCGTTTTATAGATGACTGCGCTAAAATGGAACGCATTTGCGTGCTTGCCGAATATCGTAAAGGCGGTGTGGGCCGTTTAATTATGACTGGTTTAGAAAATATTGCTCGTGACAAACAAATGACGTTTGCTAAATTACACGGACAAACACAAGCCGAAGGTTTTTATAATAAACTTGGTTATGAGAAATCCTCTGATATCTTTTTTGAAGAAGGCATCCCTCATATTGAAATGAAAAAAACTTTATAA
- a CDS encoding NADPH-dependent FMN reductase translates to MHIVGLSGSNVGSKTRTAMNVTMDFLTKKHPDAEVTMIDLANYEMVFSDGRDYRTYTGDTKYIAETIMAADAIIIGTPIFQASIPAILKNIFDLLPVNAFRDKVVSMFVTAGSAKHYLIVEHQLKPILTYMKAQVVETYVFMEEKDFSRNELINDDSVFRLERLVDDTYTMINVLEKIRIEKDEAYDF, encoded by the coding sequence ATGCATATTGTTGGATTATCCGGTTCAAATGTAGGATCTAAAACACGCACAGCAATGAATGTAACCATGGATTTTTTAACGAAAAAACACCCCGATGCTGAAGTGACAATGATTGATTTAGCAAATTATGAAATGGTTTTTAGTGATGGTCGTGATTATCGTACCTACACAGGTGATACTAAATATATTGCTGAGACTATTATGGCAGCTGATGCAATTATAATAGGAACGCCTATTTTTCAGGCATCGATTCCTGCAATTCTAAAAAACATTTTTGATTTATTACCCGTTAATGCCTTCCGTGACAAAGTTGTGAGTATGTTTGTTACAGCAGGTTCTGCAAAACATTATTTAATTGTCGAACATCAACTCAAACCAATCTTAACTTATATGAAAGCACAAGTAGTTGAAACTTATGTTTTTATGGAAGAAAAAGATTTTTCACGTAATGAATTGATTAATGATGATAGTGTTTTTCGTTTAGAGCGGTTAGTTGACGATACTTATACAATGATTAATGTGTTAGAGAAAATTAGAATTGAAAAAGACGAAGCGTATGATTTTTAA
- a CDS encoding ABC transporter permease has translation MNISLRKVKVIFMMKLRMILANLSIMIGPLMALGFVFMYRKIMPSGGNAEEAQFMQSYFLQLGLLFNIMMTGIMASSMPLAEEKEKNTLRVLMTSSVKGSEFFIGSMAPVLLIMVIVNILLLPVSGVSGINIGLYILITTFSSLITLIIGGLVGLVANTQMTASLLSVPLVMVLMMIPLFSNMNEGMAKVADYLYTGGMSESIANLASKSADPISTHTVIVHFIWLIVSLVAFLYYYKRRGLDND, from the coding sequence ATGAACATCTCATTAAGAAAAGTTAAGGTTATTTTCATGATGAAACTAAGAATGATATTGGCGAATTTATCAATTATGATTGGTCCATTAATGGCGCTAGGCTTTGTATTTATGTATCGTAAAATAATGCCAAGTGGCGGTAATGCAGAAGAAGCTCAATTTATGCAATCCTATTTTTTACAGTTAGGATTACTTTTTAATATTATGATGACAGGGATTATGGCATCAAGTATGCCTTTAGCAGAAGAGAAAGAAAAAAACACATTACGAGTGTTAATGACTTCTTCAGTAAAAGGGAGCGAGTTTTTCATTGGTAGTATGGCACCTGTGCTTTTGATTATGGTTATTGTTAATATATTACTATTGCCAGTGAGTGGTGTTTCTGGAATAAATATTGGTTTATATATCTTAATAACAACATTTTCGAGTTTAATCACATTGATTATCGGTGGTCTTGTAGGGTTAGTAGCTAATACGCAAATGACGGCTTCGTTATTATCGGTACCTTTAGTGATGGTATTAATGATGATCCCCTTGTTCTCTAATATGAACGAAGGAATGGCAAAAGTTGCCGATTACTTATATACAGGTGGTATGAGTGAATCGATTGCTAATCTAGCTTCAAAATCTGCTGATCCGATTTCAACACATACAGTGATTGTGCACTTTATTTGGTTAATTGTTAGTTTAGTTGCGTTTTTATATTATTATAAACGACGTGGTCTAGATAACGATTAA
- a CDS encoding MFS transporter codes for MEKEKLFTKDFITTSVVNFVLTLSMYLLLVVMATYAIETHAASASMAGFVASIFIIGSLCGRLFAGRLITKLGTKKMLIIGTILFLIMTLCYFIPSNLLLLMAIRLIHGIGFGIATTATGTIVSQVMPASRGGEGIGYFSLSTVLSTAIGPLIGIYLMRTQGFESIFVFSFIIGVVSLLLTLVIKPPYIISHVQQTGFKWSQYFEVRSLPISLMMFYGALAYSSILSFITAYAAEVNLISAGSLYFLVYALIILASRPFTGRIMDIRGGNSIIYPGIILFAIGLVLLSQSTSTLMFLLAAAIIGLGYGNFQSATQAIAVKAAPKERMGLANSTYFIFLDLGLGFGPVALGYLIPTFGYRGVYLGLAAYMVVGIFVYFLLHGRKDKQLLAETT; via the coding sequence ATGGAAAAAGAGAAATTATTTACAAAAGATTTTATCACAACATCAGTCGTTAACTTCGTGTTAACATTGTCGATGTATTTGTTACTTGTTGTAATGGCAACTTATGCGATTGAAACACATGCAGCATCTGCAAGTATGGCTGGTTTTGTTGCAAGTATTTTTATTATTGGTTCATTATGCGGTCGTTTATTTGCGGGTCGTTTAATTACGAAACTAGGGACTAAAAAAATGTTAATCATCGGTACTATTTTATTTTTGATTATGACGTTATGTTATTTTATACCGAGCAACCTGTTACTTTTAATGGCCATTCGCTTGATTCATGGGATTGGTTTTGGGATTGCAACAACAGCAACCGGAACAATCGTTTCACAAGTTATGCCGGCTAGTCGTGGAGGAGAAGGTATCGGTTATTTTAGTTTAAGTACTGTTCTTTCAACTGCAATTGGTCCGTTAATTGGTATTTATTTAATGAGAACACAGGGGTTCGAGAGTATTTTTGTATTTTCATTTATTATAGGTGTTGTGAGTCTGTTACTTACATTAGTTATTAAACCACCTTATATCATTTCACATGTACAACAAACGGGTTTTAAATGGAGTCAGTATTTTGAAGTGCGTTCGTTACCAATTTCATTGATGATGTTTTATGGAGCATTGGCATACTCAAGTATACTTTCATTTATTACCGCCTATGCTGCTGAAGTTAATTTAATATCTGCCGGGAGTTTATATTTCCTAGTTTATGCTTTGATTATTTTGGCATCACGTCCATTTACAGGAAGAATTATGGATATACGTGGTGGTAATAGCATCATCTACCCAGGCATTATTTTGTTTGCAATTGGTTTGGTTCTTCTTAGTCAGAGTACATCTACACTGATGTTTTTATTAGCAGCGGCAATCATTGGTTTAGGGTACGGTAATTTCCAATCAGCAACGCAAGCTATTGCGGTTAAAGCTGCACCTAAGGAACGAATGGGTTTAGCAAATTCAACCTATTTTATTTTTCTAGATTTAGGTCTTGGTTTTGGACCAGTTGCATTAGGTTATCTTATTCCAACATTCGGTTACCGAGGCGTTTATCTAGGGTTGGCTGCTTATATGGTAGTTGGAATTTTTGTTTACTTCCTTTTACACGGTCGTAAAGATAAACAGCTACTGGCAGAAACGACCTAA
- a CDS encoding ABC transporter ATP-binding protein: MELQNVLEMNHIAKEFGNRTALKDISINIKRGEILGFLGPSGAGKTTTIKILTGQLKQTSGTAILLGKDTREINESIYEQIGIVTDNSGLYEKLSVYDNLHYFAKLLNVETKRIDQVLQRVGLLEDKKKPTGKLSKGMKQRLVLARTILHQPKMLFLDEPTSGLDPSTASEIHELLLELRDQGTAIFLTTHNMEEATKLCDNVALLFQGEIVESGKPKEVCLKYNTSKAYKVLLNDGTQVELQNTKEDMQKLTDWLSADEVMTLHSTEPTLETVFLTVTGRELQ, from the coding sequence ATGGAATTACAAAATGTACTTGAAATGAATCATATTGCTAAGGAATTCGGTAATAGGACAGCATTAAAAGATATCTCAATTAACATTAAACGTGGTGAAATATTAGGCTTTTTAGGACCTTCTGGAGCCGGAAAAACAACAACCATAAAAATACTAACAGGGCAGTTAAAACAAACAAGCGGTACTGCCATTTTATTAGGAAAAGATACGCGTGAAATCAATGAGTCAATCTATGAACAAATTGGTATTGTGACAGATAATAGTGGTTTATATGAAAAACTCAGCGTCTATGATAATCTTCACTATTTCGCAAAATTACTGAATGTTGAGACAAAACGAATTGATCAAGTTTTACAGCGCGTTGGACTATTAGAAGATAAGAAAAAACCAACAGGTAAATTATCTAAAGGGATGAAACAGCGTCTTGTCTTGGCACGTACAATTTTACATCAGCCCAAAATGCTTTTTTTAGATGAACCTACTAGTGGTCTTGATCCATCTACAGCCAGTGAAATACATGAATTGTTATTGGAGCTTCGTGATCAAGGGACAGCGATCTTTTTAACAACTCATAACATGGAAGAAGCAACTAAACTATGTGATAATGTCGCTCTATTATTTCAGGGAGAAATTGTTGAATCAGGTAAGCCAAAAGAAGTGTGTTTAAAATATAATACATCAAAAGCATATAAAGTTTTACTGAATGACGGTACTCAAGTTGAGTTACAAAATACAAAAGAAGATATGCAGAAATTAACAGATTGGTTATCAGCTGATGAAGTTATGACTCTGCATTCAACGGAGCCAACACTAGAAACTGTCTTTCTCACAGTTACAGGGAGGGAATTACAATGA
- a CDS encoding NAD(P)/FAD-dependent oxidoreductase has protein sequence MVKKKIVILGAGYGGLRALKRLQDLKPNAEIVLVNKNSYHCEKTALHEVATGAASPGDICYPVSSVVDPQYTTFIKATVSKIEHHSKTIVFENREPLRYDYLLIALGFEFESFGIKGLSDYAYQITNIPSVEHIYKQLNEKLRAVKPGEKLSIVVGGAGFTSIEYIGELMEQLPFLTKAAHLKRDQVSVSCVQSNVLPMFSEDLSGYIIGKLEKKGVTFIKGRVANITANSVFYKESKASTDSSELTADMFVWAGGVRGSSVITNSDFKSDRGRVLVNNNLTVPDCEDVMMIGDCSIVIDDVTGLPYPTTAQIAMQQADCAAANIVAIFNQKPAKDFYYKPKGTVCSIGRHDAVGVVMGKQLRGVTASVLKKVIDTRSIVLIGGVDTVIKKQKLFRKKSMHVVN, from the coding sequence TTGGTTAAGAAAAAAATTGTTATTTTAGGTGCTGGTTATGGTGGTTTAAGAGCACTTAAACGATTACAAGATTTAAAACCGAATGCTGAGATTGTATTGGTCAACAAGAATAGTTATCATTGTGAAAAAACAGCATTGCACGAAGTTGCCACTGGAGCTGCTAGCCCAGGTGACATCTGTTATCCCGTTTCTAGTGTGGTAGACCCTCAATACACAACTTTTATTAAAGCGACTGTATCTAAAATTGAGCATCACAGTAAAACGATTGTATTTGAGAATCGTGAACCGCTCAGGTACGACTACTTACTTATCGCACTTGGCTTTGAGTTCGAATCATTTGGGATTAAAGGTTTAAGTGACTATGCTTACCAGATAACAAATATCCCGTCTGTAGAACATATTTATAAACAATTAAATGAGAAATTACGTGCTGTGAAACCAGGAGAAAAATTATCAATTGTTGTTGGTGGGGCTGGTTTTACAAGTATAGAGTATATTGGTGAATTAATGGAACAGCTGCCTTTTCTTACAAAAGCGGCTCATTTGAAGCGTGACCAAGTCTCTGTTTCTTGTGTGCAATCCAATGTTTTGCCGATGTTTTCAGAAGACCTCAGTGGTTATATAATTGGAAAATTAGAGAAAAAAGGCGTTACTTTTATCAAAGGTCGCGTGGCTAATATAACTGCAAATAGTGTTTTCTATAAAGAAAGTAAAGCATCAACTGACTCATCTGAGCTCACTGCTGATATGTTTGTCTGGGCTGGTGGCGTTAGAGGGAGTTCAGTCATTACAAATTCAGATTTCAAATCTGATCGTGGGCGTGTGTTAGTTAATAATAATCTCACTGTACCTGACTGTGAAGATGTTATGATGATTGGAGACTGTTCGATTGTCATCGATGATGTTACAGGCTTACCTTATCCAACAACCGCTCAAATCGCAATGCAACAAGCTGATTGTGCGGCAGCAAATATTGTAGCTATCTTTAATCAAAAACCCGCTAAAGATTTTTATTATAAACCTAAAGGAACCGTCTGTTCCATTGGTCGACATGACGCTGTTGGTGTCGTGATGGGTAAACAATTACGCGGTGTTACAGCTTCGGTCTTAAAAAAAGTAATCGATACCCGCTCAATTGTTTTAATCGGCGGAGTTGATACTGTAATTAAAAAGCAAAAATTATTCCGTAAAAAAAGTATGCATGTTGTTAACTAG
- a CDS encoding LLM class flavin-dependent oxidoreductase: MEKYRIDTTKGMEFGLYSIGDLVPNPHTGTAIPAQQRIQELVKTSQLAEKAGLDVFAVGESHEAYFTTQAHTVILGAIAQATERIKIASSASVISTADPVRLYEDFATIDLLSNGRAEIVAGRGSRIGAYSLLGYDVQDYEELFEEKLELLLQLNREERVIWEGQFRAPLNNATILPQPLNGNLPIWRAVGGPPASAIKAGRAGVPMMLTTLGGPASNFKIAVDAYREAATANGHDSKALPIATTSLFYVAENSQDALREYYPHLNMGMQAIRGGGYPKQQFAQAIDKRDALMVGSPQQIIEKMLYQYELFGQQRFMAQIDFGGVPMDKIEKNIELIATEIMPAIKKYTKK, translated from the coding sequence ATGGAAAAATACCGGATAGATACAACAAAAGGAATGGAATTTGGATTATACTCAATTGGTGATTTAGTACCTAATCCACATACAGGCACTGCAATTCCTGCACAACAGCGCATTCAAGAACTTGTTAAAACAAGCCAATTAGCTGAAAAAGCAGGTCTAGATGTTTTTGCTGTTGGTGAAAGTCATGAAGCATATTTTACAACACAAGCGCATACTGTGATTTTAGGAGCAATTGCTCAAGCAACAGAACGGATTAAAATTGCCAGCTCCGCTTCCGTTATTAGCACCGCGGACCCGGTAAGACTTTACGAAGATTTTGCAACGATTGATTTACTATCAAATGGGCGTGCAGAAATTGTTGCAGGGCGTGGTTCTCGTATTGGTGCTTATAGCTTACTTGGGTATGATGTGCAGGATTATGAAGAGTTATTTGAAGAAAAATTAGAGTTATTATTGCAGCTTAATCGTGAAGAACGCGTTATTTGGGAAGGGCAGTTTCGTGCACCTTTAAACAATGCGACAATATTACCACAACCTTTAAATGGTAATTTGCCGATTTGGCGTGCTGTTGGTGGACCGCCTGCCAGTGCAATTAAAGCGGGTCGAGCAGGTGTACCGATGATGCTTACAACTTTAGGTGGCCCTGCATCGAATTTTAAGATTGCAGTAGACGCTTATCGTGAAGCTGCAACTGCCAATGGCCATGATTCAAAGGCATTGCCAATAGCAACAACGAGTCTATTTTATGTTGCAGAAAATTCTCAGGATGCATTACGTGAATATTACCCTCATTTGAACATGGGGATGCAAGCAATTCGTGGCGGTGGTTATCCAAAACAACAATTTGCACAAGCGATAGATAAAAGAGATGCTTTGATGGTAGGGAGCCCTCAACAAATTATTGAAAAAATGCTTTATCAATATGAATTATTCGGACAACAACGTTTTATGGCACAAATTGATTTTGGTGGCGTTCCAATGGACAAAATTGAAAAAAACATTGAATTAATTGCGACAGAAATTATGCCAGCGATTAAAAAATACACAAAAAAATAA
- a CDS encoding DUF6320 domain-containing protein: MTKCIRCHVNIAEQHLHCPLCGHSLKEEKSAQTTYPDYTIHYKKVNRISKEKIFLFLSISVVMVALTINLLTLNLNSVFWSVIVGFGIFYLWIVIKGTLLAKNHIGKRLLYHYIWLALFFFVIDLCLGFEQWSTNYTIPLLGMGATFLMTLIALWKRSLWQDDIGYIFAMFFINLCPMLLFIFNLSSVIWPTIATIVYSLITIIGMIIFSDKQFKAELVKRFHFR, translated from the coding sequence ATGACTAAGTGTATTCGATGTCATGTCAATATAGCTGAGCAACATTTACATTGCCCATTATGTGGTCATAGTTTGAAAGAAGAAAAATCTGCACAAACAACTTATCCTGACTATACAATTCATTATAAAAAGGTCAATCGTATTTCAAAAGAAAAAATATTTTTGTTTTTATCTATTAGCGTTGTAATGGTTGCGTTGACTATCAATTTACTGACATTAAATCTAAATAGCGTATTTTGGTCTGTTATTGTCGGTTTTGGTATTTTTTACTTATGGATTGTTATTAAGGGTACGCTACTTGCAAAAAATCACATTGGTAAACGATTGCTGTATCATTATATCTGGCTGGCGTTGTTTTTCTTTGTGATTGATCTTTGCTTAGGATTTGAACAGTGGTCAACCAACTATACAATACCTTTGCTTGGTATGGGTGCAACCTTTTTAATGACACTCATCGCACTTTGGAAACGTTCGTTATGGCAAGATGATATCGGTTATATTTTTGCAATGTTTTTTATCAATTTATGCCCAATGTTGTTATTTATATTCAACTTATCATCAGTTATTTGGCCAACAATTGCGACGATTGTGTACTCGTTAATAACGATTATCGGCATGATTATTTTCTCAGATAAACAGTTTAAAGCGGAGCTTGTTAAACGTTTTCATTTTAGATAA